In one window of Brenneria goodwinii DNA:
- a CDS encoding siderophore-interacting protein, with protein sequence MAEVQAYRLFNVQLARKTAVSPSLLRLVFSGAEVAQMKRDAPDQRIKMLFPSEDGTPPSLPAQGQWYQMALSLPKGKRPVIRTYTLRHVDRERQEATVEFVSHGTEGPASAWAINAVPGDAIQIVAPNAAHKEDSGGYEWTPPAGLRNALIIADETALPAARGILELIAGQENPPTVQAFFEVPEAEDCVDLSEFSFAEIIWLARKPTGATHGECLIQAIKERVKVPESRQHAAVREEAEGELLWDKATTGNSEFYGWVAAESTAVKLLRRYLIGERGVPREAINFMAYWAKS encoded by the coding sequence ATGGCCGAAGTTCAGGCATATCGCCTGTTTAACGTTCAACTGGCGCGTAAGACCGCCGTTTCTCCTTCGCTGCTAAGGTTGGTGTTTAGCGGCGCGGAAGTGGCTCAGATGAAGCGCGATGCGCCGGATCAGCGTATCAAAATGCTGTTTCCTTCCGAAGACGGCACGCCGCCGTCGCTTCCCGCTCAGGGGCAGTGGTATCAAATGGCGCTGTCGTTGCCGAAAGGAAAACGCCCGGTGATCCGCACGTATACGCTGCGCCATGTTGATCGTGAGCGTCAGGAAGCGACGGTGGAGTTCGTCAGCCACGGTACTGAAGGCCCGGCGTCGGCATGGGCGATTAACGCCGTACCGGGAGACGCTATCCAGATCGTTGCGCCGAATGCGGCGCACAAAGAAGACAGCGGCGGCTATGAGTGGACGCCGCCCGCCGGGCTGCGTAACGCGCTGATTATTGCCGACGAAACGGCGCTCCCAGCGGCCCGGGGGATCCTGGAGCTGATCGCCGGCCAGGAAAATCCGCCGACGGTACAGGCTTTCTTTGAAGTGCCGGAGGCAGAAGATTGCGTGGACCTGAGCGAATTTAGCTTTGCGGAGATAATCTGGTTAGCGCGCAAACCCACTGGCGCGACGCACGGCGAATGCCTGATTCAGGCGATAAAAGAGCGGGTCAAGGTGCCGGAAAGCCGCCAGCACGCAGCGGTACGGGAAGAGGCGGAAGGCGAGTTGCTGTGGGATAAAGCGACCACCGGAAACAGCGAATTTTATGGCTGGGTGGCGGCGGAATCGACGGCGGTAAAACTACTGCGCCGCTATTTGATTGGCGAGCGCGGCGTGCCGCGTGAGGCGATTAATTTCATGGCGTACTGGGCTAAATCTTGA
- the fhuD gene encoding Fe(3+)-hydroxamate ABC transporter substrate-binding protein FhuD: MNEQPYNPLRRRLLTALALSPFIYALPGRSSTTPDLTRIAALEWQTVELLFALDVVPMAVADIPNYNQWVVSPRLPASVIDIGQRTEPNLELLQQLRPSLLLLAQGYGPSPQKLQPIAPSMAFDFNDGNGKPLSIGKRSIRELAQRLGLEDRAERHLTQFNDFLQRARQQLQAYTEQPLLLFSLIDARHVLVIGQNSLFQEVMTELGIRNAWQKETSFWGTAVVGIERLAEVKHARAILLEHHDQMVFDSVSASPLWRALPFVRQNQLRRVPAVWFYGATLSAMRFCHLLMQAQESRR; this comes from the coding sequence ATGAATGAACAGCCATACAATCCATTGCGCCGCCGTCTGCTGACGGCGTTGGCGCTGTCTCCCTTTATCTATGCGTTGCCTGGCCGCAGCAGCACTACGCCGGATTTAACCCGCATTGCCGCGCTGGAATGGCAGACGGTGGAATTGCTGTTTGCCCTTGATGTCGTGCCGATGGCGGTGGCGGATATTCCCAATTATAACCAATGGGTGGTGTCTCCCCGCCTGCCGGCGTCGGTGATAGACATCGGTCAGCGTACCGAACCGAACCTGGAATTGTTGCAGCAATTGCGTCCTTCACTGCTGCTGCTTGCGCAAGGTTACGGACCCTCGCCGCAGAAATTACAGCCGATTGCGCCCAGCATGGCGTTCGACTTCAACGACGGCAACGGCAAACCGCTTAGCATCGGTAAGCGCTCCATAAGGGAACTGGCGCAGCGCCTGGGATTGGAAGATCGGGCGGAACGGCACCTGACGCAATTCAACGATTTTTTACAGCGGGCGCGCCAACAGCTACAGGCGTATACCGAGCAACCGCTATTATTGTTTTCGCTGATTGATGCCCGGCATGTGTTGGTGATAGGGCAAAACAGCCTGTTTCAGGAAGTGATGACCGAGTTGGGGATCCGCAATGCCTGGCAGAAGGAAACCAGTTTCTGGGGAACGGCGGTGGTGGGGATCGAACGCCTGGCCGAGGTGAAACACGCGCGCGCTATTCTCCTCGAACACCATGATCAAATGGTGTTCGATAGCGTCAGCGCCTCCCCGCTTTGGCGGGCCTTGCCGTTCGTCCGACAGAATCAGCTCAGGCGAGTGCCGGCCGTATGGTTTTATGGCGCGACCTTATCCGCCATGCGTTTTTGCCATTTATTGATGCAGGCGCAGGAGAGCCGCCGATGA
- the fhuE gene encoding ferric-rhodotorulic acid/ferric-coprogen receptor FhuE, protein MSFKQVSGRAPGVRGVKHYFTVSLIALGVANAVGLAAARAADSTTAPASSQAQQSNDSNGDTVIVSAGGGDNTDSVSQPEHDYTVPATRAGTKLNLTPRDIPQSVSIVTKQRIKDQDLQNISDVLHNAAGISASQNDTERFDFYSRGFYINNYTYDDIPTTQNESWNFGDTDDDAAIYDRIEIVRGSTGLMTGTGNPGASINMVRKKADSKTFSGNLSASYGSWNDQRYVADVSGPLNQSGTVRGRIVAGYQDKDSWLDRYHQSKKFLYGNIEADLTDSTTVDVGYSYQSRDTGNPTWGGLPAWYSNGEPTHYDRSSNPAADWAHYNILSRKVFANLTTNFDNGWQVRLNSAHSETDFDSKLFYVSGFADKTTGLLTNDTSAYGGWYDGLRTQDAIDAYASGPFELLGRQHELVVGLDYSRQRNRYYGRFVTISANDVGSTNGWNGNVTEPDWGEWALNGDDTIRQKAGYTAARFSLTDPLSLIVGARYTQYSTNGITANMDKNNLTPYGGLVYDINDTYSAFVSYTSIFQPQTYRDRQGAYLKPVIGKDYEAGVKSDWFNGRLTASLSVFRIEQENLGQLDGSRLVPGSSEYAYYASKGVVSRGAEFELNGAVTDNLMMTFSASRYVAKDINNDRVNSNLPQTQLKLFTSYNLPMLPQLTVGGGVNWQNRTFKDLTGPSGNTVRLYQGSYPLADLFARYQVDKNLSVQANVKNVFDREYNTGLTGGVIYGEPRNYSVSVNYTF, encoded by the coding sequence ATGTCTTTCAAACAAGTCAGTGGTAGGGCACCCGGCGTAAGGGGAGTGAAGCATTATTTCACCGTTTCGCTTATCGCGCTGGGGGTGGCGAATGCAGTGGGCCTTGCCGCCGCCCGTGCAGCGGACAGTACCACTGCGCCCGCGTCTTCCCAGGCTCAGCAGAGTAATGATAGCAATGGAGATACGGTGATCGTGAGCGCCGGCGGCGGAGACAATACCGACAGCGTTAGCCAGCCAGAACATGACTATACCGTGCCGGCCACCCGCGCCGGCACCAAACTTAACCTGACCCCGCGCGATATTCCGCAGTCGGTGAGTATCGTCACCAAGCAGCGTATTAAAGATCAGGATCTGCAAAATATTAGCGATGTACTGCATAACGCCGCCGGTATTTCAGCATCACAGAATGACACTGAGCGTTTCGATTTTTATTCGCGTGGGTTTTATATCAACAATTATACCTATGATGATATTCCCACCACGCAAAATGAGTCATGGAACTTCGGCGATACCGACGATGATGCGGCGATCTATGATCGTATTGAAATCGTGCGCGGCTCTACCGGTCTGATGACCGGAACCGGAAACCCGGGCGCTTCCATCAATATGGTGCGTAAGAAAGCGGATAGTAAAACCTTTAGCGGTAATTTAAGCGCCAGCTACGGCAGTTGGAACGATCAGCGCTATGTCGCCGATGTTTCTGGCCCGTTGAATCAGTCAGGTACGGTACGCGGCCGCATTGTGGCCGGGTATCAGGATAAGGACAGTTGGCTCGATCGCTACCATCAAAGCAAAAAGTTCCTCTATGGCAATATCGAAGCTGACCTGACGGACTCAACGACGGTTGACGTGGGGTATAGTTATCAGTCGCGGGACACCGGTAATCCCACATGGGGTGGTTTGCCGGCCTGGTACTCGAATGGCGAACCAACCCATTACGATCGCAGTTCCAACCCCGCGGCCGACTGGGCGCATTATAATATCCTGTCGCGCAAGGTTTTTGCCAATTTGACCACCAACTTCGACAACGGCTGGCAGGTGCGGCTGAATAGCGCGCACTCAGAAACGGATTTTGACAGCAAATTGTTTTATGTAAGCGGCTTCGCGGATAAAACCACCGGGCTTCTTACCAATGATACCTCCGCCTATGGTGGCTGGTATGACGGCCTTCGCACGCAGGATGCCATCGACGCCTATGCGTCAGGTCCGTTTGAATTGTTGGGGCGGCAGCATGAGCTCGTCGTCGGGCTGGATTACAGCCGCCAGCGTAACCGTTACTATGGCCGGTTTGTGACGATAAGCGCCAATGATGTAGGCAGTACCAATGGTTGGAACGGCAACGTGACTGAACCCGATTGGGGAGAATGGGCGCTTAACGGGGATGATACCATTCGCCAGAAAGCCGGCTATACGGCGGCGCGCTTCTCGCTTACCGATCCGCTATCGCTGATTGTCGGCGCGCGTTATACGCAATACAGCACAAACGGCATCACCGCTAATATGGATAAAAACAACCTGACGCCGTACGGCGGTCTGGTTTATGACATTAATGACACCTATTCCGCGTTTGTCAGCTATACCTCCATTTTCCAGCCCCAGACCTACCGCGATCGTCAGGGCGCCTATCTGAAACCGGTGATCGGAAAAGATTATGAGGCGGGCGTTAAATCCGACTGGTTTAATGGCCGGCTGACGGCTTCACTCTCCGTGTTCCGTATTGAGCAAGAAAATCTGGGTCAGTTGGATGGCTCGCGCCTGGTGCCCGGCAGCTCGGAATATGCTTACTATGCTTCTAAAGGCGTGGTGAGCCGCGGCGCGGAGTTTGAACTGAATGGCGCAGTCACCGATAACCTTATGATGACGTTCAGCGCCAGCCGTTATGTGGCGAAGGACATCAATAACGATCGGGTTAATTCCAACCTGCCGCAAACGCAGCTGAAACTGTTTACCAGCTATAACCTGCCGATGCTGCCGCAATTGACCGTTGGCGGCGGCGTCAACTGGCAGAACCGGACGTTTAAAGATCTGACCGGGCCGTCGGGCAATACGGTTCGTTTGTATCAGGGGAGCTACCCGCTGGCCGACCTGTTCGCGCGTTACCAGGTGGATAAGAACCTATCGGTGCAGGCGAACGTGAAGAATGTGTTTGATCGTGAATACAACACTGGACTGACGGGCGGCGTGATTTACGGCGAACCCCGCAATTACTCAGTCAGCGTTAACTATACCTTCTGA
- a CDS encoding aldehyde dehydrogenase family protein has product MANIVAESNESRVATANASAQVSQLVGLARAAQKVFEAFSQQQVDAIVRDFAKFIYDNAQDLAHRAVDETGYGVFEDKVAKCMGKSRLIWNSLKDKKSRGIIGEDPDANLVLIAKPMGVVAAICPVTNPVVTPMCNAMFALKTGNAVIFAPHPSAEGVNALVVKAFRQILCRHGAPEDLVQTVVNGSLSITKELMGAVDVVVATGGGAMVKAAYSSGRPSLGVGPGNVPVVIDRGADLEDACGKIVAGAAFDNGIICSHEQFVLAPEESYQAVIDQFLATGKVWFSSDPAVVQKLRDIVFPDGRMNKDIVGKSPQLIGALAGIKMPEGVRIILLPAKGAGKEDVLAREKLCPVVAILPYQTFDEAVDKAKANLLVEGAGHSAALHSNDEQHIRAMGLALPISRLVVNQCSGTTAGGALTNGFAATTTLGCGSWGGNSISENLDYKHLMNVSRIGKVITGKHVPTDEEIWAE; this is encoded by the coding sequence ATGGCGAATATAGTCGCTGAATCGAATGAATCCCGAGTAGCTACGGCCAACGCGTCGGCCCAAGTATCCCAACTCGTCGGCCTTGCCCGCGCCGCGCAGAAAGTGTTTGAAGCGTTTTCGCAGCAGCAGGTGGACGCCATCGTGCGCGATTTTGCGAAATTCATTTACGACAATGCGCAAGACTTGGCCCACCGGGCCGTTGACGAAACGGGCTACGGCGTTTTTGAGGACAAGGTTGCGAAATGCATGGGCAAGTCGCGCCTTATCTGGAATAGCCTGAAAGACAAGAAAAGCCGCGGTATTATTGGCGAGGATCCTGACGCCAATCTGGTATTGATCGCCAAGCCCATGGGCGTTGTGGCTGCCATCTGCCCGGTTACCAATCCCGTTGTCACCCCGATGTGCAACGCGATGTTTGCCCTGAAAACCGGCAACGCCGTGATTTTTGCCCCGCACCCGAGCGCCGAAGGGGTGAACGCTTTGGTCGTCAAGGCGTTCCGCCAGATCCTGTGCCGGCATGGCGCGCCGGAAGATTTGGTTCAGACGGTGGTCAATGGGTCGCTCAGCATCACCAAGGAGTTGATGGGGGCGGTGGATGTCGTCGTGGCTACCGGCGGCGGAGCGATGGTGAAAGCCGCCTATTCATCCGGCCGGCCATCCCTTGGCGTGGGGCCGGGCAATGTTCCCGTCGTTATCGATCGGGGAGCGGACCTGGAGGATGCCTGCGGGAAGATCGTCGCCGGGGCGGCATTCGACAACGGCATCATCTGCTCGCATGAACAGTTCGTTCTGGCGCCGGAGGAAAGCTACCAGGCGGTCATCGATCAATTCCTGGCTACGGGCAAGGTGTGGTTCTCCTCAGATCCCGCCGTTGTCCAGAAACTACGCGACATCGTGTTTCCCGATGGCCGCATGAATAAAGACATCGTAGGGAAGTCGCCCCAACTGATCGGCGCGTTGGCGGGGATCAAGATGCCCGAAGGCGTGCGCATCATTCTGCTGCCGGCCAAGGGGGCGGGCAAAGAGGATGTTCTGGCTCGTGAAAAATTGTGCCCGGTGGTGGCGATTCTGCCCTACCAAACCTTCGATGAGGCCGTGGACAAAGCTAAGGCTAACCTATTGGTGGAAGGCGCTGGGCATTCGGCCGCATTGCACTCCAACGATGAACAACATATTCGCGCCATGGGACTGGCCTTGCCCATAAGCCGTCTGGTTGTCAACCAGTGTTCGGGCACCACGGCGGGGGGGGCGCTGACTAACGGATTCGCGGCCACCACGACGCTGGGCTGCGGTTCTTGGGGGGGAAATTCCATTTCTGAAAACCTTGACTACAAGCACCTGATGAATGTCAGCCGCATCGGCAAAGTGATTACTGGTAAGCACGTGCCTACCGATGAGGAAATATGGGCGGAGTGA
- a CDS encoding amino acid ABC transporter ATP-binding protein: MSQPSSLPLLKVDALGKSFSGTKIIDDVSFEVRPSEVIGIIGRSGAGKSTLLRCLNMLETPDSGHIWLGEEEIGFYGAQRKSVKQRTLARQRASMAMVFQHFNLWPHRSVLQNIIEGPTQVLGMTRKEATEKAMALLVRMGLAEKAGDFPLQLSGGQQQRVSIARALAMEPRVILFDEPTSALDPESVGEVLAVISELAVGGTTMMVVTHEMRFALQVCSRLLLMENGRLVEEATPREIWSRPNNAPIRHFMALSGVTAEDLR; the protein is encoded by the coding sequence CATTACCGCTACTCAAAGTTGACGCACTCGGCAAATCGTTCTCGGGTACTAAAATCATTGATGACGTCTCCTTCGAGGTTCGCCCCTCGGAGGTGATAGGCATCATTGGCCGCAGCGGCGCGGGAAAATCCACCTTGCTGCGCTGCCTGAATATGCTTGAGACTCCGGACAGCGGACACATTTGGCTGGGCGAGGAAGAGATAGGATTTTACGGCGCGCAGAGAAAGTCGGTAAAACAACGCACATTGGCGCGTCAACGCGCATCAATGGCCATGGTATTCCAGCACTTTAATCTGTGGCCACATCGCAGCGTGCTGCAAAACATTATTGAAGGACCGACACAGGTACTCGGCATGACGCGCAAGGAGGCAACGGAGAAAGCGATGGCGCTGCTCGTGCGCATGGGGCTGGCAGAAAAAGCCGGCGACTTTCCGCTTCAACTTTCCGGTGGACAGCAGCAGAGAGTATCCATCGCCCGCGCGCTGGCGATGGAGCCACGCGTGATCCTGTTTGACGAACCCACCTCGGCGCTCGATCCGGAGTCCGTCGGGGAAGTGCTGGCGGTTATCTCCGAACTGGCGGTCGGCGGCACCACCATGATGGTCGTTACCCATGAAATGCGTTTTGCTCTGCAGGTATGTAGCCGCCTGCTGTTGATGGAGAACGGCAGGCTGGTGGAAGAAGCGACTCCGCGGGAAATCTGGTCACGGCCGAACAATGCGCCTATACGCCACTTTATGGCGCTGTCCGGCGTGACGGCGGAGGATCTGCGCTAA
- a CDS encoding MmgE/PrpD family protein: MNLSATRQLVNFAGSLSAQAIPDAIRRKVRLHLLDALACGWAASRHQVSGPVIHAARLFGGNGDCTVFGESGFSPLAAAFGNAAVINGLDHDDGVEIDGKGLGHPGATLIAAAMAALDLHPAPVSQDALINALTAGFEVNNRLIHAIQPSAERFSQVYGVAQHQAIGAALVAGRLLGLSPEQLNQAVGLAAVLTPLPSLHQYNWRQRPLLSLKDAVAPAAQAAVQAVIMAQQGLIGSLDVLDGEQGFWRMIGSDRFAPEILTDNLGSHWYAGYGSFKRYPACRWLACALECMECIMQETGWQAADIRAIEVQTFPRLVDDMMDYRPRTATDAQFSLPWTLAAVAGGLPPGADWYTEKSMQSEALQTLADKVTAVIAPEFAQRMDGSARQPGARVVVTHRHGESAEQERDKPLGSAERPMTDAEIITKARRNLTGHGVEVEQLITRVMQEDGAVSYASAAELTGFASAALAPRQHAVEPFGLT; encoded by the coding sequence ATGAATCTCTCCGCAACACGCCAGTTGGTGAATTTTGCCGGCTCCTTATCTGCGCAGGCTATCCCTGACGCCATCCGCCGCAAAGTCCGACTACATTTGCTGGATGCCCTCGCCTGCGGTTGGGCGGCCAGTCGGCACCAAGTCAGCGGGCCGGTTATCCATGCCGCCCGGCTATTCGGCGGAAACGGCGACTGCACCGTCTTCGGCGAGTCAGGTTTCAGCCCGCTGGCGGCCGCCTTTGGTAACGCCGCCGTCATTAACGGTCTGGACCACGATGACGGCGTGGAGATCGACGGTAAAGGACTCGGTCACCCCGGCGCAACGCTTATCGCCGCCGCGATGGCCGCCCTTGATCTCCACCCGGCGCCGGTGAGTCAGGACGCGCTGATTAACGCCCTGACCGCCGGCTTCGAAGTGAACAATCGTCTCATCCACGCCATCCAACCCTCGGCTGAACGCTTCAGCCAGGTGTACGGCGTGGCGCAGCATCAGGCGATCGGCGCGGCGCTGGTGGCCGGTCGGCTACTGGGCCTGAGTCCGGAGCAATTGAATCAGGCCGTTGGCCTGGCCGCCGTGTTAACGCCGCTGCCCAGCCTGCATCAGTACAACTGGCGACAGCGGCCGCTGTTGTCGCTCAAAGATGCCGTGGCGCCAGCGGCGCAGGCGGCGGTGCAAGCGGTCATTATGGCGCAGCAGGGCCTGATCGGCAGTCTTGACGTGCTCGATGGCGAGCAGGGATTTTGGCGGATGATCGGCTCCGACCGCTTCGCGCCAGAAATTCTGACCGATAATCTCGGCAGCCACTGGTACGCCGGTTACGGCAGCTTTAAACGCTATCCCGCCTGCCGCTGGCTGGCCTGCGCGTTGGAATGCATGGAGTGCATTATGCAGGAGACCGGCTGGCAGGCGGCGGATATCCGCGCCATTGAGGTACAGACCTTCCCGCGGCTGGTCGACGATATGATGGACTACCGGCCTCGCACGGCAACCGACGCACAGTTCAGCCTGCCGTGGACGCTGGCGGCGGTAGCTGGCGGCCTGCCGCCCGGCGCCGACTGGTATACGGAAAAGAGCATGCAAAGCGAGGCGTTACAGACGCTGGCGGATAAAGTGACGGCCGTTATCGCCCCCGAATTTGCCCAGCGAATGGATGGTTCGGCACGCCAGCCCGGCGCCCGCGTCGTGGTTACGCATCGCCACGGCGAAAGCGCAGAGCAAGAACGCGACAAGCCGCTGGGCAGCGCCGAACGCCCGATGACCGACGCGGAGATTATTACCAAGGCGCGACGAAATTTGACCGGGCATGGCGTTGAGGTTGAACAACTGATTACCAGAGTAATGCAGGAGGACGGCGCCGTGTCGTACGCTTCGGCCGCTGAATTGACCGGCTTTGCATCCGCGGCGTTAGCCCCACGCCAGCACGCAGTTGAGCCGTTCGGCCTCACTTGA
- a CDS encoding amino acid ABC transporter permease has product MPAYHWDFSILWQYHAVLLEGIFTTFKIVLASVTLSILGGALLAPLRGSSRAAIRMPTQGVIEIVRSIPPLVLIVWAYYCLPILFGLTLSSYLTCVLAISLYGSVFFAEIFRSGLQSVDHGLIEAGLSVGMSPLKVLVRITAPVAFLRILPAFVSQCVMSIKNSVLASYIATGEILYQGQRLSTATFRPLETLTFVALFFVVTILPLSLLASYAERRIRTRYFKR; this is encoded by the coding sequence ATGCCGGCTTATCACTGGGATTTTTCAATACTGTGGCAATATCACGCCGTTCTGCTGGAGGGGATATTCACCACCTTTAAAATCGTTCTGGCCTCGGTCACGTTAAGTATTCTTGGCGGCGCCCTGCTTGCGCCGTTGCGCGGCTCGTCCAGGGCGGCGATCCGCATGCCTACCCAGGGGGTGATTGAGATTGTGCGTTCGATTCCGCCACTGGTGCTTATCGTCTGGGCCTACTACTGTCTGCCTATTCTGTTCGGCCTGACGCTCTCATCGTATCTGACCTGCGTGCTGGCTATCTCGCTATATGGCAGCGTGTTTTTCGCCGAGATATTTCGCTCGGGTCTGCAATCGGTCGATCACGGGCTTATTGAGGCGGGCCTGTCGGTCGGGATGTCGCCGCTGAAAGTGTTGGTTCGAATTACCGCACCGGTGGCCTTTTTGCGCATCCTGCCGGCATTTGTCAGTCAGTGCGTGATGTCGATAAAGAACTCGGTACTGGCAAGCTATATCGCGACTGGCGAGATCCTCTATCAGGGGCAGCGACTGAGTACCGCCACCTTCCGGCCGCTGGAAACGCTGACTTTTGTGGCGCTGTTTTTCGTCGTCACCATTCTTCCGCTGTCACTGCTGGCAAGCTATGCCGAGCGCAGGATCCGCACCCGCTACTTTAAACGTTGA
- the fhuB gene encoding Fe(3+)-hydroxamate ABC transporter permease FhuB — protein MTSRIRMFPLATLGLLLVAAVCLTLYNLLQQLPMAQWRQGIFAPDVDDIRQMLFHYSLLPRLVVSLLVGAGLGLVGVLFQQVLRNPLAEPATLGVSAGAQLGLTVATLWMLPGGDVTRQLAAMLGALIVGGLVFGVAWGKRMSPVTLILAGLVLGLYCAALSSLLALFHSDDMQSVFLWGTGALNQQGWETATFLLPRLLIVMLLALLLLRPLTLLGLDDDVARNLGLGLNAARAGALALAIIFSAMLVNAVGVIGFIGLFAPLIARILGARRLLQRMLLTPLLGALLLWLTDQIMIWLTQIWREIPTGSATALIGAPLLLWLLPRLRGNASPPAMSPGNNAPTECRRPLIGYAAAGALLLAGCVLALVLGQNASGWHWSLGAELDALMPWRWPRLVSALAAGMMLAVAGTLIQKLTGNPMSSPEVLGISSGAAFGVVIMLFMVPGDAFAWLLPAGSLGAMATLLIIMIAAGRGGFSAERMLLAGIALSTAFSAAMYLLLASGDPRMGGLLTWLSGSTYAVDAQQAVRTALLAAALIVLAPLCRRWLTILPLGGVTARAVGVALTPVRLALLLLAATLTAMATLTVGPLSFIGLMAPHMARLLGFRRAMPQMAMAALLGGLLMITADWCGRMVMFPYQIPTGLLATFIGAPYFVYLLRRQSF, from the coding sequence ATGACTTCACGTATACGCATGTTTCCCCTGGCGACGCTGGGCTTACTGCTGGTCGCCGCAGTGTGTCTGACGCTTTACAACCTATTGCAGCAGTTGCCGATGGCGCAGTGGCGGCAGGGGATCTTTGCGCCGGATGTCGATGATATTCGCCAAATGTTATTCCACTATAGCCTGTTGCCGCGCCTTGTCGTTTCGCTGCTGGTGGGAGCGGGGTTGGGGCTGGTCGGCGTATTGTTCCAGCAGGTGTTGCGCAATCCGTTGGCCGAACCGGCGACGCTGGGCGTTTCCGCCGGCGCTCAGCTTGGGTTGACCGTCGCTACGTTGTGGATGTTGCCGGGGGGGGACGTTACCCGGCAACTGGCGGCGATGCTGGGCGCGCTTATCGTCGGGGGGCTGGTATTCGGCGTCGCCTGGGGCAAGCGCATGTCGCCGGTGACGTTGATTTTGGCCGGGCTGGTTCTGGGATTATATTGCGCCGCGTTGAGCAGCCTGCTGGCGTTATTTCATTCCGATGACATGCAGAGCGTCTTTCTGTGGGGAACGGGCGCCTTGAACCAGCAAGGTTGGGAGACGGCGACGTTTTTGTTGCCCCGCTTGCTGATCGTCATGCTGTTGGCGCTGCTGCTGCTGCGTCCGCTGACGCTGCTTGGCTTGGATGACGACGTGGCGCGTAACCTTGGCTTGGGCTTGAATGCCGCCCGCGCGGGCGCGCTGGCGCTGGCGATTATTTTCAGCGCCATGCTGGTGAATGCGGTGGGCGTGATTGGCTTTATCGGCCTATTTGCTCCGCTGATAGCGAGAATACTCGGGGCGCGCCGTTTATTACAGCGGATGTTATTGACGCCGCTGTTGGGGGCGTTGCTGCTCTGGCTGACCGACCAGATTATGATCTGGTTGACGCAGATATGGCGTGAGATTCCGACCGGCTCCGCTACCGCGCTGATTGGCGCGCCGCTGTTGTTATGGCTGCTGCCGCGCTTGCGCGGCAATGCATCGCCGCCGGCCATGTCGCCGGGGAATAACGCGCCGACTGAATGTCGGCGGCCGCTGATAGGCTATGCGGCGGCGGGGGCGCTATTGCTGGCGGGATGCGTGCTGGCGTTGGTATTGGGCCAAAACGCCTCGGGCTGGCATTGGAGTCTGGGCGCCGAGCTGGATGCGCTGATGCCGTGGCGTTGGCCGCGCCTGGTCTCAGCGCTGGCCGCGGGGATGATGCTGGCCGTTGCGGGAACGCTGATCCAGAAACTGACCGGCAATCCGATGTCCAGTCCGGAAGTGCTGGGCATCAGTTCCGGGGCGGCTTTCGGTGTGGTCATCATGCTGTTTATGGTGCCGGGCGACGCCTTCGCCTGGCTATTGCCGGCGGGCAGCCTGGGGGCTATGGCCACGTTGTTGATTATTATGATAGCGGCTGGCCGCGGCGGTTTTTCAGCCGAGCGGATGTTATTGGCCGGAATCGCGCTCAGTACGGCGTTCTCCGCCGCGATGTATCTGCTGCTGGCCAGCGGCGATCCGCGGATGGGCGGACTCCTGACCTGGCTTTCCGGTTCGACTTACGCCGTCGACGCGCAACAGGCGGTACGTACCGCATTGCTTGCCGCGGCGCTGATTGTTCTGGCTCCGCTGTGCCGTCGCTGGCTGACGATTTTGCCGTTGGGCGGCGTGACCGCCCGGGCGGTGGGGGTGGCGCTGACGCCGGTCCGTTTGGCGCTGCTGCTATTGGCCGCAACGTTAACCGCGATGGCGACGCTGACCGTTGGCCCATTGAGCTTTATCGGCCTGATGGCGCCGCATATGGCGCGGTTGCTGGGTTTCCGTCGCGCCATGCCGCAAATGGCGATGGCGGCGTTACTGGGCGGACTGCTGATGATTACGGCGGATTGGTGCGGGCGGATGGTGATGTTCCCGTACCAAATTCCGACCGGGCTGTTGGCGACGTTTATCGGCGCGCCGTATTTTGTTTACCTGCTGAGGCGTCAGTCGTTTTGA